In Streptomyces sp. RFCAC02, the following proteins share a genomic window:
- a CDS encoding condensation domain-containing protein: MAGEARTGNDLAGRLDRLTPDQRALLARRLAQRGVPGPYRPSATQFGIWLFEQLDPGTSTYHNPAAVRLSGPVDEDVLRAALQRIQDRHEPLRSRYPADEDGVPRALVEPPGALRLPWRVVDVGGLPDPEGEAARIVRDEAVTPFRLDRGPVWRCLLVRTGPDERVLVTTFHHIVSDGGSLGVLLSELGALYPALLAGERPDPALPATGYFALAARDTAAPGALEHWLGTLDGAPDRIDLSALAGPPDGTPETAAGRKWAGHERVLRVPDDTATALERLCARHSASLFAGLVAASAATLHRASGQDDLVMTTPVDRRDREGLALIGCFVNTVVLRLRVGPDDRLDALLDRAAGVVADALAHSDLPFSRLVPALPRRGTGRSPFGNVAVVHNNAPLDGIRLGDLELSHYPLPPVEVKHDLALSWNRRRDGLSGRIEYAARFRDAAVERLAGHLRHTVETLATAPATRVADLPPLPERAG; the protein is encoded by the coding sequence ATGGCCGGGGAAGCGCGGACGGGGAACGATCTGGCCGGACGTCTCGACCGGCTGACGCCGGACCAACGGGCGCTGCTCGCTCGCAGGTTGGCGCAGCGCGGGGTGCCAGGACCGTACCGGCCGTCCGCGACGCAGTTCGGCATCTGGCTCTTCGAACAGCTCGATCCCGGCACCTCGACGTACCACAACCCGGCGGCCGTACGGCTGTCCGGGCCGGTCGACGAGGACGTGCTCCGCGCGGCGCTCCAGCGGATCCAGGACCGCCACGAACCGCTGCGCTCGCGCTACCCGGCCGACGAGGACGGCGTCCCGCGCGCCCTCGTGGAACCGCCGGGCGCGCTGCGCCTGCCCTGGCGGGTGGTGGACGTCGGCGGTCTGCCCGATCCCGAGGGGGAGGCGGCGCGGATCGTGCGGGATGAGGCGGTCACGCCGTTCCGGCTGGACCGGGGACCGGTGTGGCGCTGCCTGCTGGTGCGCACCGGCCCCGACGAGCGCGTGCTGGTCACCACGTTCCACCACATCGTCTCGGACGGCGGCTCGCTGGGCGTGCTGCTCTCCGAACTCGGCGCGCTCTACCCGGCGTTGCTGGCGGGGGAGCGCCCGGATCCGGCCCTGCCCGCCACGGGCTACTTCGCGCTCGCGGCGAGGGACACCGCAGCGCCGGGCGCGCTGGAGCACTGGCTCGGGACGCTCGACGGCGCGCCGGACCGGATCGACCTGTCCGCGCTGGCCGGGCCGCCCGACGGGACGCCCGAGACGGCCGCCGGACGGAAGTGGGCGGGCCACGAACGGGTGCTGCGGGTGCCGGACGACACGGCCACCGCGCTGGAACGCCTGTGCGCGCGCCACTCCGCGAGCCTGTTCGCCGGCCTGGTGGCGGCGTCGGCGGCCACGCTGCACCGGGCGAGCGGCCAGGACGACCTGGTCATGACCACCCCCGTCGACCGGCGCGACCGCGAGGGGCTCGCGCTGATCGGCTGCTTCGTCAACACGGTGGTCCTGCGCCTGCGGGTCGGCCCCGACGACCGGCTCGACGCGCTGCTCGACCGGGCCGCCGGGGTGGTGGCCGACGCGCTCGCGCACAGCGACCTGCCGTTCTCCCGGCTGGTCCCGGCACTGCCGCGCCGCGGCACCGGACGCAGCCCGTTCGGGAACGTGGCCGTCGTGCACAACAACGCGCCGCTCGACGGTATCCGCCTCGGGGACCTGGAGCTGAGCCACTACCCCCTGCCGCCGGTGGAGGTGAAGCACGACCTCGCCCTGTCCTGGAACCGGCGGCGGGACGGGCTGTCGGGCCGGATCGAGTACGCCGCGAGGTTCCGGGACGCCGCGGTGGAACGGCTCGCCGGGCACCTGCGGCACACCGTGGAGACGCTGGCGACCGCGCCCGCCACCCGCGTCGCGGACCTGCCGCCGCTGCCGGAGCGGGCCGGATGA
- a CDS encoding condensation domain-containing protein codes for MTDTDERLRTLWHDLLGKDGDDDLDFFALGGQSLIATRLIGRIGEEFGVHLRLRDIFDNPTLADLTALVAAARERTEETGAHAPADAPAAGPVPVAHPPLHPYDAPLAPLQERFWKIERTLPEAAFFNQIMRVDVNGDIDQRVLLSALRGTVRRHDVLRATLGDGPGGPRQTVRPDFTVPVRRRDCGDLDEAAREEAVRQAARAEARLPFDLVREIPLRLRVLRFTPTRSTVLVVTHHIAFDGWSRNQLVADVAAHYRARIDDTAPPAPLPYTYTDFAAWQVAHRAAGGMDASRAYWLDRLAAPYPDLRLPEALEGDDGYRSATRPVTVSAATMASVARLARAGNTTDFTVLLAVFLLAVASRSGAPETMAALQVANRRWPGTQELVGLFANTLVLRAPVDPAAPFDAYLRTVRTGLLEAFDHQDVPLEEVVDALRERDGIDPADLLQVGFALQDAWVPATPVPGGSLRQASGLAAGDGQELDPTTFGLTMELRADGPALAGHVTYKADRYPPAAIEALVAVFDRILRTVTDAPETAVGTLVAGQVGP; via the coding sequence GTGACCGACACCGACGAGCGCCTGCGGACCCTCTGGCACGACCTGCTCGGCAAGGACGGCGACGACGACCTCGACTTCTTCGCCCTGGGCGGCCAGTCCCTCATCGCCACCCGGCTGATCGGCCGCATCGGCGAGGAGTTCGGCGTCCACCTGCGGCTGCGCGACATCTTCGACAACCCCACCCTGGCCGACCTGACCGCCCTGGTCGCCGCCGCGAGGGAGCGTACGGAGGAGACCGGCGCCCACGCACCGGCCGACGCGCCCGCCGCGGGCCCGGTCCCGGTCGCCCACCCCCCGCTGCACCCCTACGATGCGCCGCTCGCCCCGCTCCAGGAACGCTTCTGGAAGATCGAACGCACGCTCCCGGAAGCCGCGTTCTTCAACCAGATCATGCGGGTCGACGTGAACGGGGACATCGACCAGCGCGTGCTGCTGTCCGCGCTGCGCGGCACCGTCCGCCGGCACGACGTCCTGCGCGCCACCCTGGGCGATGGTCCCGGAGGCCCCCGGCAGACGGTGCGCCCCGACTTCACCGTCCCCGTCCGGCGGCGCGACTGCGGCGACCTCGACGAGGCGGCGCGCGAGGAGGCCGTCAGGCAGGCCGCCAGGGCGGAGGCCCGGCTGCCGTTCGACCTGGTCCGCGAGATACCGCTGCGGCTGCGGGTCCTGCGGTTCACCCCGACCCGCAGCACCGTCCTGGTCGTCACCCACCACATCGCCTTCGACGGCTGGTCGCGCAACCAGCTCGTGGCCGACGTCGCCGCCCACTACCGCGCCCGGATCGATGACACAGCCCCGCCCGCGCCGCTCCCGTACACGTACACCGACTTCGCGGCCTGGCAGGTGGCCCACCGGGCGGCCGGGGGGATGGACGCCTCCCGCGCGTACTGGCTGGACCGGCTCGCCGCGCCCTACCCCGACCTCCGCCTCCCCGAGGCCCTTGAGGGCGACGACGGGTACCGCAGCGCCACGCGGCCCGTCACCGTGTCCGCGGCGACGATGGCCTCCGTCGCGCGGCTGGCCCGGGCCGGGAACACCACCGACTTCACGGTCCTGCTGGCGGTCTTCCTGCTCGCGGTGGCGTCCCGCAGCGGCGCGCCGGAGACGATGGCCGCCCTCCAGGTGGCCAACCGCCGCTGGCCCGGCACCCAGGAGCTGGTCGGCCTGTTCGCCAACACCCTGGTGCTGCGCGCGCCCGTCGATCCCGCCGCCCCCTTCGACGCGTACCTGCGGACCGTCAGGACGGGCCTGCTGGAGGCGTTCGACCACCAGGACGTCCCGTTGGAGGAGGTGGTCGACGCGCTCCGGGAGCGCGACGGCATCGACCCCGCCGACCTGCTCCAGGTGGGCTTCGCGCTCCAGGACGCCTGGGTGCCGGCGACCCCCGTGCCGGGCGGCTCGCTGCGCCAGGCGTCCGGCCTGGCCGCCGGCGACGGCCAGGAACTCGACCCGACCACCTTCGGCCTGACGATGGAGCTGCGCGCGGACGGACCGGCCCTCGCCGGGCATGTCACCTACAAGGCCGACCGCTACCCGCCGGCCGCGATCGAGGCCCTGGTCGCCGTCTTCGACCGCATCCTGCGCACGGTGACCGACGCGCCGGAGACGGCCGTCGGCACCCTCGTCGCCGGGCAGGTGGGCCCGTGA
- a CDS encoding non-ribosomal peptide synthetase, with the protein MTGSRVHHLVGAHARRRPDAVALHAPGRTVTYRELALAADRVAGRLRDAGVGPGSLVAVFGPATPELLAGMLGTLTAGAAWLPLAADDPPHRTRVLLDEARPDAALCAGEDSAEWARRSGAALPSVVLGPDLWTGPAAGPVEVPVGPDDLAYVMFTSGSTGVPKGVEVTHRGLVNYCRWVATANRVDGRVALLPATTRLTSDACVQQVIAPLTRGDAVWLVDEALRLDPERLLRELAARPGAGLHCVPALWEELLLVLESAAGPAPALSSLFLGGDRVRDDLWLRTRRLLPRCAMANVYGPTEATVQVTGGFQPPGAELTVGRPVDNVRLLVLDGDGRPVPAGEDGEVYVGGACLARGYRGRPAETAERFTGTGAARLYRTGDVGALLPDGTLRLRGRLDDQVKIRGHRVEPGEIEAALASLDGVGRAALAVASDAAGATVLAAGVESALPGPDPSAALLAELATRLPGHLVPAALRVYDRLPLSPNGKVDRARIAADALAGAGAPAAPVPFGSPLETRVAEVWNGVLERPATSPDDDFFALGGHSLLAVRAAGRLARALDRPVDVGMIFEHRTVRAVAAAVARLPGRDAEGPRQDAGAPCPLSVQQRELWRTEEFLAGTPFNTALLPVLVSGPLDVPVLTAALGDVVAAHPALRGRVVPAPDGGEPTQTVAPAGTPPPCPVADLGALAAESARSADEAALGEARRLLAEPLDPVRGPVLRARLVRLAPDRSYLLLAVHHLFCDGVSLHVVLADLAEAYRARLGGGVGADPGAEPVHLRYAAQQRARLAAGGYADDLAYWAAKLSRPVPEPRLGPGPAEDADPFRFVTADITLGPDLARRLRDFAGARGATPFICLTAALAAVLHARGIPSPVRLGTLTAGRDEAAHEHAVGLFSTTLALDVPVDPAADFGTLVAAARAEALESFAHQRAPLELAFDALPPGQPPFHIGVAWEPPRPPHRAGPTRFAVHRPPGGAAPGVLPSSTAASFVVREEGDDLRLVLEVSRSVLDEKPAGDLLAEAALTLDRLLAAPGEPVAHRTGAAR; encoded by the coding sequence GTGACCGGCTCCCGCGTGCACCACCTGGTCGGTGCCCACGCCCGGCGCCGGCCCGACGCCGTCGCGCTGCACGCCCCCGGCCGGACCGTCACCTACCGCGAACTCGCCCTCGCGGCCGACCGGGTGGCCGGCCGGCTGCGCGACGCGGGCGTGGGTCCCGGATCGCTCGTGGCGGTCTTCGGCCCGGCCACCCCCGAACTCCTCGCCGGGATGCTCGGCACGCTCACGGCGGGCGCCGCCTGGCTGCCGCTCGCCGCCGACGACCCGCCGCACCGCACCCGTGTCCTGCTGGACGAGGCCCGCCCCGACGCCGCGCTGTGCGCCGGGGAGGACTCCGCCGAGTGGGCGCGGCGGTCCGGCGCGGCCCTGCCGTCGGTCGTCCTCGGACCCGACCTGTGGACCGGCCCTGCCGCCGGGCCGGTCGAGGTCCCCGTGGGGCCGGACGACCTCGCCTACGTGATGTTCACGTCCGGCAGCACCGGCGTGCCCAAGGGCGTCGAGGTCACGCACCGCGGCCTCGTCAACTACTGCCGCTGGGTCGCCACGGCCAACCGGGTCGACGGCCGCGTCGCCCTCCTGCCCGCCACCACCCGGCTCACCTCCGACGCCTGCGTCCAGCAGGTCATCGCCCCGCTGACCCGCGGCGACGCGGTCTGGCTGGTGGACGAGGCCCTGCGCCTCGACCCGGAGCGCCTGCTGCGCGAGCTGGCCGCCCGCCCGGGCGCCGGCCTGCACTGCGTCCCGGCGCTGTGGGAGGAGCTGCTCCTCGTCCTGGAGTCCGCCGCCGGCCCGGCGCCCGCCCTCTCCAGCCTGTTCCTGGGCGGCGACCGGGTGCGCGACGACCTGTGGCTGCGCACCCGCCGCCTGCTGCCGCGCTGCGCCATGGCCAACGTGTACGGACCCACCGAGGCCACCGTCCAGGTGACCGGCGGCTTCCAGCCGCCCGGGGCCGAACTGACCGTCGGGCGTCCGGTCGACAACGTCCGCCTGCTCGTCCTGGACGGCGACGGCCGCCCGGTCCCGGCGGGCGAGGACGGCGAGGTGTACGTGGGCGGCGCGTGCCTCGCCCGCGGCTACCGGGGCCGGCCCGCCGAGACCGCCGAGCGCTTCACCGGCACGGGGGCCGCCCGTCTCTACCGCACGGGCGACGTGGGCGCCCTCCTGCCCGACGGCACCCTGCGGCTGCGCGGCCGGCTGGACGACCAGGTCAAGATCCGCGGCCACCGCGTCGAGCCCGGCGAGATCGAGGCCGCCCTCGCCTCGCTGGACGGGGTGGGCCGCGCCGCGCTCGCCGTCGCCTCGGACGCCGCCGGCGCGACCGTGCTCGCCGCGGGCGTCGAGTCCGCGCTGCCGGGTCCCGACCCGTCCGCCGCCCTGCTCGCCGAGCTGGCCACCCGGCTGCCGGGCCACCTCGTACCGGCGGCGCTGCGCGTCTACGACCGGCTGCCGCTGTCGCCGAACGGCAAGGTGGACCGGGCCAGGATCGCCGCCGACGCCCTCGCCGGGGCCGGGGCGCCCGCCGCGCCCGTCCCGTTCGGCTCCCCGCTGGAGACGCGCGTCGCCGAGGTGTGGAACGGGGTGCTGGAGCGCCCCGCGACCTCGCCCGACGACGACTTCTTCGCGCTCGGCGGCCACTCGCTGCTCGCCGTACGGGCGGCCGGCCGGCTGGCCCGCGCGCTCGACCGCCCGGTGGACGTCGGCATGATCTTCGAGCACCGCACGGTCCGCGCCGTGGCGGCGGCCGTCGCCCGCCTCCCCGGGCGCGACGCGGAGGGACCCCGGCAGGACGCCGGCGCCCCCTGCCCGCTCTCCGTGCAGCAGCGTGAGCTGTGGCGCACCGAGGAGTTCCTCGCCGGCACCCCCTTCAACACGGCGCTCCTGCCGGTCCTCGTCAGTGGACCGCTGGACGTGCCGGTGCTGACCGCCGCGCTCGGTGACGTGGTCGCCGCGCACCCCGCGCTCCGGGGCCGCGTCGTCCCCGCGCCCGACGGCGGCGAGCCCACCCAGACGGTCGCACCGGCCGGGACGCCGCCGCCCTGCCCGGTGGCCGACCTCGGCGCGCTCGCCGCCGAGTCCGCGCGGTCCGCCGACGAGGCGGCGCTCGGTGAGGCCCGCCGCCTCCTGGCCGAGCCGCTCGACCCGGTGCGCGGGCCTGTGCTCCGCGCCCGGCTGGTGCGGCTCGCGCCGGACCGCTCGTACCTGCTGCTCGCGGTGCACCACCTGTTCTGCGACGGGGTGTCGCTGCACGTCGTGCTGGCCGACCTCGCCGAGGCGTACCGGGCGCGGCTGGGCGGCGGGGTCGGCGCCGATCCGGGGGCCGAGCCCGTGCACCTGCGGTACGCCGCGCAGCAGCGGGCGCGCCTCGCGGCGGGAGGGTACGCCGACGACCTGGCGTACTGGGCCGCCAAGCTGAGCCGCCCGGTGCCGGAACCGCGTCTCGGCCCCGGACCCGCCGAGGACGCCGACCCGTTCCGCTTCGTCACGGCCGACATCACGCTCGGTCCCGACCTCGCCCGCCGGCTGCGGGACTTCGCCGGGGCGCGCGGCGCCACGCCGTTCATCTGCCTGACCGCCGCGCTCGCCGCCGTGCTGCACGCCCGCGGCATCCCGTCGCCGGTGCGGCTCGGCACCCTGACGGCGGGCCGTGACGAGGCCGCCCACGAGCACGCGGTCGGCCTGTTCAGCACCACCCTGGCGCTGGACGTACCGGTCGACCCGGCGGCGGACTTCGGCACGCTGGTGGCCGCCGCCCGCGCCGAGGCGCTGGAGAGCTTCGCCCACCAGCGCGCTCCGCTGGAGCTGGCCTTCGACGCGCTGCCGCCGGGGCAGCCCCCGTTCCACATCGGCGTGGCGTGGGAGCCGCCGCGCCCGCCCCACCGGGCCGGTCCGACCCGCTTCGCGGTCCACCGGCCCCCGGGGGGAGCGGCCCCCGGCGTGCTGCCGTCGTCGACCGCCGCGTCCTTCGTCGTCCGCGAGGAGGGCGACGACCTGCGGCTCGTCCTGGAGGTGAGCAGGTCCGTGCTCGACGAGAAACCCGCAGGGGACCTGCTGGCGGAGGCCGCGCTGACGCTGGACCGCCTGCTCGCGGCCCCCGGCGAGCCGGTCGCCCACCGCACCGGCGCGGCGCGGTGA
- a CDS encoding thioesterase domain-containing protein — translation MTGTTGAGRRLSGSPWFPYAAEESDAATRLFCLPYAGGGWTLYRDWQDELGPAIHAVPVKLPGRAERLHEPAVPRMDRLADLLAAEMAPLLDRPYALFGISMGALLAFETAHRLVARGLRAPDRLFAASYRAPREPFTTPPVHGLPDPALIEVLTRLTATPPQLLASAELMRLVLPTVRADFACTETYVRPDRPPLPVPVTAVRGRYDDTLTGALVDGWRAETSAGFEQVDVPGDHFLLHGDRRELTALVRERLTRGRRDA, via the coding sequence ATGACCGGCACCACGGGCGCGGGACGGCGCCTGTCCGGCTCGCCCTGGTTCCCGTACGCCGCCGAGGAGAGCGACGCCGCGACACGGCTGTTCTGCCTGCCGTACGCGGGCGGCGGCTGGACCCTGTACCGGGACTGGCAGGACGAACTCGGCCCCGCCATCCACGCCGTACCGGTGAAACTCCCCGGCCGCGCGGAACGCCTGCACGAGCCCGCGGTGCCCCGGATGGACCGGCTCGCGGACCTGCTCGCCGCCGAGATGGCCCCGCTGCTGGACCGGCCGTACGCGCTGTTCGGCATCAGCATGGGCGCGCTGCTGGCGTTCGAGACGGCCCACCGGCTGGTCGCCCGCGGACTGCGCGCCCCCGACCGGCTCTTCGCCGCCTCCTACCGCGCGCCGCGGGAACCGTTCACCACGCCGCCGGTCCACGGCCTGCCCGACCCGGCGCTCATCGAGGTGCTGACGCGCCTCACGGCGACCCCGCCGCAACTGCTCGCCAGCGCCGAGCTGATGCGGCTCGTCCTGCCCACCGTACGGGCGGACTTCGCCTGCACCGAGACCTACGTGCGCCCCGACCGCCCGCCGCTGCCGGTCCCGGTGACGGCCGTGCGCGGCCGGTACGACGACACCCTGACCGGGGCGCTGGTCGACGGCTGGCGCGCCGAGACCTCCGCCGGCTTCGAGCAGGTGGACGTCCCGGGCGACCACTTCCTGCTCCACGGCGACCGGCGCGAACTCACCGCGCTGGTCCGCGAACGGCTGACACGGGGCCGCCGGGACGCGTAG
- a CDS encoding MupA/Atu3671 family FMN-dependent luciferase-like monooxygenase, which produces MKWSLFFFSAGGDHTTREHYAFLLDCARFADRNGFEAVWVPERHFDAFGGPYPAPAVLAAAVSAVTERVGVRAGSVVLPLHDPVPVAEEWAVVDNLSGGRAGISFASGWHPNDFALAPDAYADRRERMVDGIRQLRDLWRGGTVRRRDGAGSTIDIGTLPRPVQREIPLWITASSAVETWRTGAREGLNVLTALLEQNRAELGEKAAVYRDELRGAGRDPDEYAVTAMLHTFIGPDQDGVRRTVHGPLIGYLRSHMKLFAKLASSKDVAIDPAKVSAADQAALAELAFERYFTTNGLFGTPDTALDTVRALAASGVTEIACLVDFGVPPREVLANLVHLQALREAADAAGVLTLGGTGAHA; this is translated from the coding sequence ATGAAGTGGAGCCTGTTCTTCTTCTCGGCCGGCGGCGACCACACCACGCGGGAGCACTACGCCTTCCTGCTGGACTGCGCCCGCTTCGCCGACCGCAACGGTTTCGAGGCCGTCTGGGTCCCCGAGCGCCACTTCGACGCCTTCGGCGGCCCCTACCCCGCGCCCGCCGTCCTGGCCGCCGCCGTCAGCGCGGTCACCGAACGGGTCGGGGTACGGGCCGGCAGCGTCGTGCTCCCGCTGCACGACCCGGTCCCGGTGGCCGAGGAGTGGGCCGTCGTCGACAACCTGTCCGGCGGCCGGGCCGGGATCTCGTTCGCCTCCGGCTGGCACCCCAACGACTTCGCCCTCGCGCCCGACGCGTACGCCGACCGCCGCGAGCGGATGGTGGACGGCATCCGCCAGTTGCGCGACCTGTGGCGCGGCGGCACCGTCCGCCGCCGGGACGGCGCGGGCAGCACCATCGACATCGGCACGCTCCCGCGCCCGGTGCAGCGGGAGATCCCGCTGTGGATCACCGCGTCCTCCGCGGTGGAGACCTGGCGCACCGGCGCCCGCGAGGGCCTGAACGTCCTGACCGCCCTGTTGGAGCAGAACCGCGCCGAACTGGGCGAGAAGGCCGCGGTCTACCGCGACGAACTGCGCGGGGCGGGCCGCGACCCGGACGAGTACGCGGTCACCGCGATGCTCCACACCTTCATCGGCCCCGACCAGGACGGCGTGCGGCGCACGGTCCACGGACCGCTCATCGGCTACCTGCGCTCGCACATGAAGCTGTTCGCGAAGCTGGCCAGCAGCAAGGACGTGGCCATCGACCCCGCGAAGGTGAGCGCGGCGGATCAGGCCGCCCTCGCCGAGCTGGCCTTCGAGCGCTACTTCACCACCAACGGGCTGTTCGGCACCCCGGACACCGCGCTCGACACGGTCCGCGCGCTGGCCGCTTCGGGCGTCACCGAGATCGCCTGCCTGGTGGACTTCGGGGTCCCGCCGCGGGAGGTGCTGGCCAACCTGGTGCACCTCCAGGCGCTGCGCGAGGCGGCCGACGCCGCCGGTGTCCTCACCCTCGGCGGCACCGGGGCGCACGCGTGA